From Brienomyrus brachyistius isolate T26 chromosome 21, BBRACH_0.4, whole genome shotgun sequence, the proteins below share one genomic window:
- the dnajc19 gene encoding mitochondrial import inner membrane translocase subunit TIM14 encodes MAGTVVAVGLALAAAGFAGRYAVQAMRHVEPQVKQALHNLPKSAFGSGYYRGGFEPKMTKREASLVLGVSPTANKMKIREAHRKIMVLNHPDRGGSPYLAAKINEAKDLLDGQAKK; translated from the exons ATG GCTGGTACTGTGGTGGCCGTGGGATTAGCGCTGGCTGCCGCTGGATTTGCAG GACGCTATGCTGTTCAGGCCATGAGGCACGTGGAACCTCAAGTGAAACAGGCTCTCCACAACCTTCCCAAATCC GCGTTTGGTTCTGGATATTACAGAGGTGGATTTGAGCCAAAAATGACCAAAAGAGAAGCCTCTCTCGTTCTAGGAGTCAG tCCCACAGCCAATAAAATGAAGATAAGGGAAGCTCACAGAAAAATAATGGTGTTGAATCACCCTGATAGAG GGGGTTCGCCTTACCTTGCCGCAAAAATAAACGAGGCTAAAGATTTACTTGATGGACAGGCCAAAAAATGA